The window CTTGACGCGAGGGGAGTTAAATTGAGTTAAAAAAGCGCAAGCAGCTCTCCATTATTGCAATGAATTGATCCACTTCTTCTAAAGTATTGTAAAAATAAAAACTTGCTCGAACAGCAGAATCTATCCCTAGTTTTGACAGGAGAGGTTTGTTACAGTGGTGTCCCCCTCGTAAAGCTACACCGTAGCGGTCACAATAGCTGACAAAATCGTGGGGGTGCAGCCCTTTTATGGAGAAAGTAACGATACCCGCTCTCCTTTCCCTAGGACCTAGAGGAATGACACAGGGAAACGAAGAAATCTTGTTATAGGCATAAGAGCTAAGCTGTTCATCATGTGCAGCAATCCTATCCAATCCGATGCAACAGAGATAATCTATGGCTGCTTTCAGGCCGATAGCTTCCGCAATGGGCAGGGTGCCCGCCTCAAATTTATGGGGAGGATCTTTCCACCGGCTATCAAAAAAACCAGCTTCTAAAACCATGTTGCCCCCGTATTGATAGGGAGGCAACCTTTGCAGCAGTTCCTTTTTCCCATACAGGACACCGATACCGGTGGGAGCACACATTTTGTGGCCAGAAAAGGCCAGAAAATCACACCCTATTTTCTGAACATCGATCGTCCTGTGTCCTGCGCTTTGGGCAGCATCCACAACGCTCAACACCCCATGTTTGCTGGCCAGGGCACAAAAACTTTCTACAGGATTGATCGTTCCTAAGGTGTTCGATACATGGGTAAAAGAAAAAACGGCTATTCGGTTCTGAACAAAAATCTCTTCAAGCTTTTCCAGCCTTAGTCGACCTTCTCTCCCTTCAATGGGAAGATAAAACAGCCCTAGGCCCCTTTTTTTAGCCAGTTGTTGCCAGGGTAGAAGATTGGAGTGGTGTTCCATTTCGGTCAAAAGAATACCCTCTCCGGGTTTTAGAAGGGAGCCTAAAGAGGAAGCCACAAGATTAATCGATTCGGTGGTCCCCCTTGTAAAAATGATTTCCTCGGGACTGCGGGCATGAATGAAACGGGCGATAAGCTCGCGGGACTCTTCCAAGAGTTCTGTCGCCTTGTTGCTGAGTTCATGAAGTCCTCGGTGAACATTGGCGTTGGAATAGAGAAAAAAATCTGAAAGAGCTTCGATGACGCAGCGGGGTTTTTGAGAGGTTGCTGCATTATCGAAATAAATTAGGGGATAGCCGTTAATGCGTTGAGAGAGAATTGGGAAATCTTTTCTTAATGTTTCAATCTCTTCCATTTGAAAATTTATTCTTTAAGGGAGGAGGCTACAAAAATTATCTGAAATAAACTCCTCTCTTTTTTTATTCAAAGTAAAATTGATTAAGGGCTTTTAAGGCTTTAGCCCATAAGGGGAGTTTTTCTCTTTGATCCAAAGAAGATTCAGCCTTGAGATTGATTCTCTCTATCAGCTCTCCCGATTGGGTGTCATATCTAGAAAACACTTCTTCGAAATCAACAAAAAGATCGGTATAGCGTTTTAACCCGGTAAACCAGTAAAGAAAAAGGTTTGTCGCCATTAACCGCCGGTAAGTCCCCCTTAGCGGTTTTCTAGAATAAAGACAAGTTTCTTTACCGTGGTTACTAAAGCACCAGTTCAAAGAAAAACTCCCTTCAAAAGGGAAATATTGAAATACCCTGCCGAAGCGGTAGAGAACAAGATGGTTTTTTTGAATCCATCCTATCGTTCCATCTGGTCCAAGCCTGGGGAGGCTTGATCCTGCAGTGTCTTTTATTACTTGTGCTCTCTGCTTTTGGTCGATTAAGATGATTTCTCCTTTTTTAGGGGAAACAGGAAACAACGCATCGGAGAGAATGAAGTTTGTCTTTTTTGTGTCTAGGCTGACGGCCAAGGGTATATCCAGGGCAGAAATGTCTTTGGGATGAGAAAGCCTCACGGGCATGAAATCGAAATTGGAGGTGAGCAACCATTCCCAGTCCGGAGAAGATTCGCTGAGTTCACTTTCCTCAAGCCGGATGATTCTTTCCTGGCTCTCCAGTTCAAAGGCTTCGATGAGCGTAGATTGATCGTTGTTCTCCGTTAACATGCCGATGCAATCGATCTCCCTGTTTTCTTGGGGGTCGATATACCTAAAAGGAACCACGCTTTTAATTTTTGGGTATTGTCCTTGAAAATAGTGAAAATAGACAGGAGTCGGATCCTCTTGATCGTGAATTTCGGCAGCGACCAACTGGGTGGATCCTCCTTGTCGAGATGAACCGGCAGGGCTATTTTCTTCGAGCCAAAGAATCCATTTGCCAAAACGAAAAAGCAGGTAATCTTTGGCATCGGGACTGAGCGTTTTCCAAAGCCCCCTTCCTTCGGCGAAGCCAAAAGGAATGTCAAGCGGTAAAGAATCTTCAAAAACAGGGCTTTTTTTCAATAGCGAGGGCCAAAATTGCGGTTCAATAGCCAGGAGAAAAGTTTTAATTTCAGCGGGGGCTATCCATTGAACCGAATCATAAAAAGCATTGACTTCTCCGTAAAGAGTGGATCCGTTCCTTGGATTTATCCGGAGATCGAAAAGGGCCACGCGGGCTAGAGGTTTTATCCCTTCCTCTTGGTTGTCTTCATAAGCCCAAGCCACCAGAAGGAGGTTGAAAAAAACAAGGAGAAAAGACAATAAAAGAAAGTTTTTCACGACACCCTGCTTTTCTTTGTTATTCAAAACTCGATGGTTATTAAACAATTTTTTAAGCTTATGGTTGTAAGGCTCTTAGCCGTCTGCCATGAATCATTCTCCGTCAGTTTAGCTCGATCAAAAATAAGGAGCCATTAAAGTTGTCAGCAAAGCTTTGCTTATTGCCAGCTATTTGCCGGGTTCCCATGGAAATGCACTATAAAACTTTAGGATTAAGGGAATAAAGGAAAAATGGAGGGAAAAAAAGGTTTTGGGAAAAATAAACTAAAGGGTTAAAGACCCTTGGCTGACCAGCTTAAATGTTTCCCTTGCAATGACTGACTCTTCGTTGGCCTTGATAATTCTTATTTGGGAAGGAGAGCTATCCGTAGAGATAATTGCGGCATGAGATTCGTTTCTAGTGGTATCAAGCTCGATTCCCCAAACATCCAAGTTTGCGCAGATTTTACCGCGGATCAGGGCCGAATGTTCTCCAATGCCTCCCGTAAATACGAGGATATCTATTCCATTCAAAGCGGTAATCAATGCTCCTAGGTGTTTTCTTGCCTGGTAAACAAAGATTTCTATGGCTTCCTTGGCTTCTTGGGTATTATCTTCGAGAAGATCTTTCATGTCCGAGCTTATACCGCTTAATCCCAGCAGGCCGGAGCGGTTGTTTAAAAGGTGATAGACTTCGCTCGCCGGCAGCCCTTTTTCTTTGACAAGATAAAGAACCGCCCCCGGGTCGATATCCCCGCAGCGGGTTTCCATGACTAAACCGGACAGGGGAGAAAATCCCATCGTCGTGTCCAGGCTTTGACCCTTGTAGACGGCCGTCATGCTTGCTCCGCCTCCTAGATGAGCTATAATCACTTTTCCCAGGGCTTTTTCTTTCGCCATTTTTTTGAGTTCTTCCATGACGTGTTCGCAGGACAATCCATGAAAACCGTAGCGCACGATGCCCATTTCTCTCAGCGACTTGGGAAGGGCATACTGACGGGCATAATAGGGAATTGTCCTGTGAAAGGCGGTATCAAAACAGCCGATGTTTTTTACATGGGGAACCTGTTTGCGAAAAGATTCAATGGCCAGGATCTGGCTTGGTAGATGCTCGGGGGCAAGAGGGATCAGTTCCTTTAAGTTTTGCAGGGTTTCAGAGGTGATCAACCTTGGTTCCCTGTAAAGAGAACCCCCGTGGACTATCCGATGCCCTACGGCCAAAAGTTTTTCATCGAGCCGGTTTTTTTTAAGAAAGCTGAAAAGCTGGGCAATAGCCTCGTCATGATCTTTAAGCGGAAGGAAGAGTTCAAAAATTCTTTCTCCCTCTTTGTTTTTGAACTGGATGTGGCTTTGCGGCAAGCCGATTCTTTCGATGTGGCCTTCAAGAAAAAGGGATTGGCTGTCGGAGCCAAAAAGACTGATCTTGAGGCTTGTCGACCCACTATTAACAGTCAGGATAAAGGATCGATCTTTTCCTAGCATGGCCTTTGCGTGGATTTTTTATCCCCTCATCGATAAAAGAGGGTCACCGTTGGATAAAAGATTTGCCCTTTTTTTCGGCTATAGCGGAATGAAACATCAAAAATTCGGCGATGTTTTCTTTTGTTAAAAGCCCAACTAGAAGGCCGTTGTCGGTCACCGGGATAGCCGAGTAGGGAAGGGATTGGATTTTTGAGAATACCTCTTCGGCTTTATCCGAAGCTTCCACAGAAATGAAATCCCTGCTCATGACTTCATCTACCGAAGCTTCTTGGCCTTTTTGCATGAGTCCCATGAGGAGATCCGCCCTGTAAAGCATTCCCACAAGCCTGTCATTGTCTATGACAGGAAAATCATGTTGTTGGCTGGCCAAGGTCATTTCAACGGCTTTGGCGAGGGTATCGTAGGGGGATAAAACGTGAAATTCCCGGAGCATGAGTTGACTGATGGATGTTTTACTCAAAGTGAATTTCACCTCCGCCATGTTCGACTCTTGTGAAGCCCCAAACCAGACAAAGAGAGCGATTAAAATAAGGAAGGGATTGGAAAAAAGCCCGATAAATCCAAAGACTAAAGCGATTGTCTGGCCCACGGAAGCCGCTATCCGGGTGGCATGCAAAAAATCCATTCTTATTCCCAGCAGCCCCCGCAAGATTCTTCCCCCGTCCATAGGGAAAGCGGGAATCAGATTGAAGCCGGCTAAAATGATGTTGGTCCAAAAAAACTGGGCAAGGAGATTGCCTCGAATGAGATCGAGTTGGGAGAGATCAAAGGGAACTCCACTGAGGATAATGAGAATATAGAAAAGCAAAGCCAAGATCAAGTTCACCGCGGGTCCGGCTACGGCAACAACAAGCTCTTGGATAGGATCTTCAGGAATTTTCTCGAGTCTTGCCACTCCACCTATGGGCAGTAAAGTGATGTCTTTTGTGGAAATTTTGAAAAAACGTGCCGCTGCGGCATGACCCAGTTCATGGAGAACGATGATAAAAAAAAGGGCCAAGGTAAAAAGAACTCCCAAAACCGCATCCTCGATTCTTCCCCTTTCAGAATAATGGACGATGGCGATCCAGCCAAGAAGGATCAAAAAAGTGAAATGAACGTAGATTTGGATTCCAAAAATCGATCCTATTTTCCAGGAAAATTTCATTCGAAGGGATTTTTCTTATTATGATTTTTATTTGCAGAAAAATCATCTCCTATCTTTTAAAGAAGTCCTTTTTCCCGAGTTCACGATGAAGCGGTATAAGGTTAGCCTTTGATGCATATTAAAGGATCAAGCCGTGCCACGAGTTTGGCTAGCTCTGCCTTGTGGGCCGCTTCCACGACGTCACTCACGTCCTTGTAAGCCAAGGGAGCTTCTTCTGCAACTCCTCGTTCCGAAACCGCCTTGATGATAATGCCTTTTTGTTCAAGACTGCGGATGATTTCCTTGCCTTTCCATTCCTTTAAAGCCTTCGACCTGCTCATCGCTCTTCCCGCTCCGTGTACGGCCGAAGAAAAGGCTAACTGTTCACTCTGGGCCGTCCCGGCTAGGATATAAGAATGGGTGCCCATACTGCCGCCAATGAGCACGGGTTGGCCCGCTTCTCGAAAATCTTCGGGAATTTCTGGATTGTTGGGGCCGAAGGCGCGGGTCGCTCCTTTCCTGTGGACGTAGAGCTCCTTGAAGTGTCCGTTGACCGCGTGTTTTTCTACTTTGCAGGTATTGTGGGAGACATCGTAAAGAATAGGCAGTTCAATACCGGGGAAGAAATAGGAAAAGACTTTTCTAATGAGCTGGGTAATGATCTGCCTGTTGGCCAGGGCACAATTGATCCCTGCGCGCATGGCCCCCAGGTACCTCCTGCCTAGCTCTGATGCAATAGGAGCGCAAGCCAGTTCCCTCTCCGGCAGATCAATTTTTAACTTTTGAGCACAAACAACCATCTCTTTCAAATAATCTGTGCCGATTTGATGCCCCAATCCCCGGGAGCCACAATGGATGCTCACCACGATGTCTCCTAGATGGATAGAAAATATCTTGGCTAGGGCTTCATCAAAAATTTTCCCCACAACCTGGACTTCCGCATAATGGTTCCCCGATCCGAGTGTGCCCATTTCTTTGGCCTGTCTTTCCTTGGCTAAATGAGAAACGGCCTGCGGATCAGCACCGGGCATACATCCTTGCTCTTCTATTCGATAAAGATCCTTTTGTAGTCCATAACCTTTTGCAATTGCCCACTTCGCTCCTCCCTCAAGCATTTTGTCTATCTCCGTCTTATCGAGAACGATCTTGCCATGACTGCCTACCCCGGCCGGGATTTCTTTAAAAAGCAGTTCAGCCAGTTTATTTTTAATCGGTTGAATATCTTTTTCCTTGAGCCCTGTCAGCAGGGTTCTCACCCCGCAAGAAATATCAAAACCTACTCCTCCGGCGGAGATTACCCCTCCTTCCTCCGGATCGTAGGCGGCCACACCGCCTATGGGGAATCCATAACCCCAGTGCGCATCAGGCATGACAAAGGAAGCCTTCACGATTCCCGGCAAGGAGGCAACATTAGAAGCCTGTTCGGCAACCTTTTGATCCATTGCCTGGACTATTTTTTCAGAACCGTAAATAAGCACCGGAACGCGCATCTTTCCCTGGGGAGGGATTTTCCAACAGAAATCGGAAACTTTTTCAAGGCCGGCTAACTCCATATCGGTTACCTCCTGTTAAAACAATAAGCTTGGAACAGGGAATTTTCAACGAGACGACAAAAGAACATCTCAAGGTATTTCTCGACTAAACGTCTACAATGCATTGGGCGATCCATTGGCCGTCTTTTGCCTGTCCGAAGAAAAGCTCGCTAAAAGTAGCTCCCTTGATTTCGACCGCCGGGGAATGTTTTTCTCTGTCTACCGTTTCTCCCCAAACAATCCCGCGCAGAACGGGGAGATTCAAGGTTATGTCAAACCGACAAAAAAGCATGTTCTCGGTAGCCATCTTGAAGATGAGACTATTTAACCAATCGTAAAGCAGCAGGTCATAACTGTCGG is drawn from Methylacidiphilum infernorum V4 and contains these coding sequences:
- a CDS encoding RtcB family protein: MELAGLEKVSDFCWKIPPQGKMRVPVLIYGSEKIVQAMDQKVAEQASNVASLPGIVKASFVMPDAHWGYGFPIGGVAAYDPEEGGVISAGGVGFDISCGVRTLLTGLKEKDIQPIKNKLAELLFKEIPAGVGSHGKIVLDKTEIDKMLEGGAKWAIAKGYGLQKDLYRIEEQGCMPGADPQAVSHLAKERQAKEMGTLGSGNHYAEVQVVGKIFDEALAKIFSIHLGDIVVSIHCGSRGLGHQIGTDYLKEMVVCAQKLKIDLPERELACAPIASELGRRYLGAMRAGINCALANRQIITQLIRKVFSYFFPGIELPILYDVSHNTCKVEKHAVNGHFKELYVHRKGATRAFGPNNPEIPEDFREAGQPVLIGGSMGTHSYILAGTAQSEQLAFSSAVHGAGRAMSRSKALKEWKGKEIIRSLEQKGIIIKAVSERGVAEEAPLAYKDVSDVVEAAHKAELAKLVARLDPLICIKG
- a CDS encoding site-2 protease family protein; its protein translation is MKFSWKIGSIFGIQIYVHFTFLILLGWIAIVHYSERGRIEDAVLGVLFTLALFFIIVLHELGHAAAARFFKISTKDITLLPIGGVARLEKIPEDPIQELVVAVAGPAVNLILALLFYILIILSGVPFDLSQLDLIRGNLLAQFFWTNIILAGFNLIPAFPMDGGRILRGLLGIRMDFLHATRIAASVGQTIALVFGFIGLFSNPFLILIALFVWFGASQESNMAEVKFTLSKTSISQLMLREFHVLSPYDTLAKAVEMTLASQQHDFPVIDNDRLVGMLYRADLLMGLMQKGQEASVDEVMSRDFISVEASDKAEEVFSKIQSLPYSAIPVTDNGLLVGLLTKENIAEFLMFHSAIAEKKGKSFIQR
- a CDS encoding aminotransferase class V-fold PLP-dependent enzyme: MEEIETLRKDFPILSQRINGYPLIYFDNAATSQKPRCVIEALSDFFLYSNANVHRGLHELSNKATELLEESRELIARFIHARSPEEIIFTRGTTESINLVASSLGSLLKPGEGILLTEMEHHSNLLPWQQLAKKRGLGLFYLPIEGREGRLRLEKLEEIFVQNRIAVFSFTHVSNTLGTINPVESFCALASKHGVLSVVDAAQSAGHRTIDVQKIGCDFLAFSGHKMCAPTGIGVLYGKKELLQRLPPYQYGGNMVLEAGFFDSRWKDPPHKFEAGTLPIAEAIGLKAAIDYLCCIGLDRIAAHDEQLSSYAYNKISSFPCVIPLGPRERRAGIVTFSIKGLHPHDFVSYCDRYGVALRGGHHCNKPLLSKLGIDSAVRASFYFYNTLEEVDQFIAIMESCLRFFNSI
- a CDS encoding acetate/propionate family kinase; its protein translation is MLGKDRSFILTVNSGSTSLKISLFGSDSQSLFLEGHIERIGLPQSHIQFKNKEGERIFELFLPLKDHDEAIAQLFSFLKKNRLDEKLLAVGHRIVHGGSLYREPRLITSETLQNLKELIPLAPEHLPSQILAIESFRKQVPHVKNIGCFDTAFHRTIPYYARQYALPKSLREMGIVRYGFHGLSCEHVMEELKKMAKEKALGKVIIAHLGGGASMTAVYKGQSLDTTMGFSPLSGLVMETRCGDIDPGAVLYLVKEKGLPASEVYHLLNNRSGLLGLSGISSDMKDLLEDNTQEAKEAIEIFVYQARKHLGALITALNGIDILVFTGGIGEHSALIRGKICANLDVWGIELDTTRNESHAAIISTDSSPSQIRIIKANEESVIARETFKLVSQGSLTL
- a CDS encoding archease, which codes for MDLDKEEISSLRWETFPHMADIGIRGFGKSPREALIAVSYALIAVITDPQKVDPQKSLTLCCEADSYDLLLYDWLNSLIFKMATENMLFCRFDITLNLPVLRGIVWGETVDREKHSPAVEIKGATFSELFFGQAKDGQWIAQCIVDV